The following are encoded in a window of Pseudomonas graminis genomic DNA:
- a CDS encoding AraC family transcriptional regulator has product MLHSHLTTLNAVSLVLSTFKAQGWSAEALLAGSGICAADLNRADTRIATHQEMQVCANAVALQRDIGLIVGQRMHVSSYGMLGYALLTSATFGDALRLALRYPALLGTLFELSLAEDGERIWFTAGDYRENPALIAFNVELCLGSLKVICDDLLGHSLPLLGARFEHDAPDYQTRYAECFDCPLQFQATVNAFAFDKRWLDQPLPLADAVTHQAMTERCRKQNTEFTGREAWLGRIRLLLAAQLHAAPGLEMLAREMNCSARTLRRHLHDLGCSYQELLDELRFERAKQLLAEDRWPIYRIAEALGFSETASFRHAFVRWSGVAPSQFRA; this is encoded by the coding sequence ATGCTGCACTCACATCTCACCACCCTCAATGCTGTTTCGCTGGTCCTGAGCACGTTCAAGGCGCAAGGCTGGTCGGCCGAGGCGCTGCTGGCGGGCAGTGGCATATGCGCAGCGGACTTGAACCGCGCCGACACGCGCATCGCTACGCATCAGGAGATGCAGGTGTGCGCAAATGCCGTGGCTCTGCAGCGCGACATCGGCCTGATCGTGGGGCAGCGTATGCATGTCTCGTCCTACGGCATGCTCGGCTATGCCTTGCTTACCAGTGCCACTTTCGGTGACGCGTTACGGCTGGCTCTGCGTTATCCCGCGCTGCTGGGAACACTGTTCGAGCTGAGTCTGGCGGAAGACGGCGAACGCATATGGTTCACTGCGGGCGATTATCGCGAGAATCCGGCACTGATCGCCTTTAATGTCGAGCTGTGCCTGGGGTCGCTGAAGGTCATTTGCGACGACCTGCTCGGCCACTCACTGCCCTTGCTGGGCGCTCGCTTTGAGCACGATGCGCCGGACTATCAGACTCGCTACGCCGAATGTTTCGATTGTCCGTTGCAGTTCCAGGCTACCGTCAATGCATTTGCTTTTGATAAACGCTGGCTCGACCAGCCTTTACCGCTGGCTGATGCGGTCACACATCAAGCCATGACCGAGCGCTGCCGAAAACAGAACACTGAATTCACCGGGCGCGAGGCCTGGCTGGGGCGAATCCGGCTATTGCTGGCTGCACAACTGCATGCCGCGCCCGGGCTGGAAATGCTGGCCCGAGAGATGAACTGCTCGGCGCGCACCTTGCGTCGACACCTGCACGACCTGGGCTGCAGCTATCAGGAACTGCTCGACGAACTTCGTTTCGAACGCGCCAAGCAACTGCTGGCCGAAGACCGGTGGCCCATCTACCGGATCGCCGAGGCTCTGGGTTTCAGCGAGACCGCAAGTTTTCGGCACGCCTTTGTGCGCTGGAGTGGCGTGGCGCCGAGCCAATTTCGTGCATGA
- a CDS encoding histone deacetylase family protein: MLTIYSDDHHLHHGRCELMDGQLMPCFEMPSRADHVLQRVKDRQLGEVQAPQDFGLEPLQRVHSREYLDFFKGAWARWTEFGQEGDLLPYTWPARTLRRVLPESLHGQLGYYSFDGGAPITAGTWQAAYSAAQVALSAQQAIQQGAHSAFALCRPPGHHAAGDLMGGYCYLNNAAIAAQAFLDQGHKKVAILDVDYHHGNGTQSIFYGRSDVLFTSIHGHPEAEFPFFLGYADESGEGAGAGFNFNYPLPAGSGWETWSAALEQACTEIDRYGADIIVVSLGVDTFKDDPISKFKLDSKDYLAMGARISRLGKPTLFVMEGGYAVEEIGINAVNVLEGFGGAGQ, translated from the coding sequence ATGCTGACAATCTACTCGGATGATCACCACCTGCACCACGGCCGCTGTGAGCTGATGGACGGGCAGTTGATGCCCTGCTTCGAAATGCCCTCACGCGCCGATCATGTATTACAACGGGTCAAGGACCGTCAACTTGGCGAGGTACAGGCGCCGCAGGACTTTGGTCTGGAACCGCTGCAACGCGTTCATAGCCGTGAGTACCTCGATTTCTTCAAGGGTGCCTGGGCGCGCTGGACCGAATTCGGTCAGGAAGGCGACCTCCTGCCCTACACGTGGCCCGCCCGCACCCTGCGCCGCGTACTACCCGAAAGCCTGCATGGTCAACTCGGTTATTACAGCTTCGACGGCGGAGCGCCAATCACCGCCGGCACGTGGCAGGCAGCCTACTCGGCGGCGCAGGTCGCGCTTAGCGCCCAACAAGCGATTCAGCAAGGTGCCCACAGTGCTTTCGCCCTGTGCCGTCCGCCGGGACACCACGCAGCGGGCGACTTGATGGGCGGCTATTGCTACCTGAACAACGCCGCTATTGCCGCCCAGGCCTTTCTTGATCAGGGCCACAAAAAGGTCGCGATTCTGGACGTGGACTACCACCACGGCAACGGCACCCAGTCGATTTTCTATGGGCGCAGCGATGTGCTGTTTACCTCGATCCACGGCCACCCGGAAGCGGAGTTTCCGTTTTTCCTGGGCTATGCCGACGAGTCGGGTGAGGGCGCAGGTGCGGGCTTTAACTTCAACTACCCACTGCCGGCCGGTTCCGGCTGGGAAACCTGGAGCGCGGCGCTCGAGCAAGCCTGCACAGAAATTGATCGTTATGGCGCCGACATCATCGTCGTCTCCCTGGGCGTAGATACATTCAAGGACGATCCGATCTCAAAATTCAAACTCGACAGCAAGGATTATCTGGCGATGGGCGCACGCATCTCCCGCCTGGGTAAACCTACGCTGTTCGTGATGGAAGGCGGCTACGCAGTGGAAGAAATCGGCATCAATGCCGTCAACGTTCTCGAAGGTTTTGGAGGGGCTGGCCAATGA
- a CDS encoding polyamine ABC transporter substrate-binding protein, translating into MNMFKSLILCAAVISGMAHAEEKTLRVYNWFDYITPKALEDFKAQNPSLKLVYDIFDTNEALEAKLLTGNSGYDVVVPSNVFLAKQIEAGIFQPLDRSQLPNWNHLDPKLMKLIEANDPGNKFAVPYMYGTILIGFNPDKVKAALGSDAPVDSWDLIFKEENISKLKSCGVALLDSPSEILPLALQHLGLDPNSSNPKDYVKAEALLMKIRPYVTYFHSSKYMADIANGDICVAVGYSGSFSQAANRAKEAKNGVTVDMRLPREGAPIWFDMLAIPKGAKNPQDAYTFINYLLQPQVIAPVSDFVGYPNPNKDATEQVDPAIRNNPNLYPTEAAMATLYTLKPLGRDAERARTRAWTKIKSGT; encoded by the coding sequence ATGAACATGTTCAAGTCACTTATCCTCTGCGCTGCCGTTATCAGCGGCATGGCTCATGCCGAAGAGAAAACCCTGCGGGTCTACAACTGGTTCGACTACATCACCCCAAAGGCGCTGGAGGACTTCAAGGCGCAGAATCCCAGCCTCAAATTGGTGTACGACATCTTCGACACTAATGAAGCTTTGGAAGCCAAGCTGCTCACCGGCAACTCAGGGTATGACGTGGTTGTGCCATCCAACGTGTTTCTTGCCAAGCAGATCGAAGCCGGTATTTTCCAGCCGCTGGACCGCAGCCAATTGCCGAACTGGAACCACCTCGATCCCAAGCTGATGAAGCTGATCGAGGCCAACGATCCGGGCAATAAATTCGCCGTGCCTTACATGTACGGCACCATCCTGATCGGCTTCAACCCGGACAAAGTCAAGGCCGCCCTGGGTTCCGATGCGCCAGTGGACAGCTGGGACCTGATTTTCAAGGAAGAAAACATCAGCAAGCTCAAGTCCTGCGGTGTAGCGCTGCTGGATTCGCCCTCCGAAATCCTGCCCCTGGCCTTGCAGCACTTGGGCCTGGACCCCAACAGCAGCAACCCCAAAGACTATGTGAAGGCCGAAGCGCTGTTGATGAAAATCCGCCCCTATGTCACCTACTTCCATTCCTCCAAATACATGGCAGATATCGCCAACGGTGACATCTGCGTCGCGGTTGGATACTCCGGCAGCTTTTCCCAAGCCGCCAACCGCGCCAAAGAGGCCAAGAACGGCGTGACCGTGGACATGCGTCTGCCCAGGGAAGGCGCACCCATCTGGTTTGACATGCTCGCCATTCCCAAGGGTGCCAAGAACCCACAAGACGCCTACACATTTATCAACTACCTGCTGCAGCCGCAGGTGATTGCGCCAGTCAGCGATTTTGTCGGCTACCCCAACCCCAACAAAGACGCTACCGAACAGGTTGATCCGGCAATCCGCAACAATCCCAACCTGTACCCCACCGAGGCTGCGATGGCCACGCTCTATACGCTCAAGCCTCTGGGGCGTGACGCCGAACGCGCGCGCACGCGGGCCTGGACCAAGATCAAGTCAGGCACCTGA
- a CDS encoding YoaK family protein, with the protein MAIRYIRSLTGRRRTVVANRHLGFVLAFVAGAINAGGFLAVQQYTSHMTGIVSAMADNTVLGVYDLLLRGASALLSFIAGAACSAIMVNYSRRRRLHSAFALPLLFEAFLLLCFGFLGARLAAVDGLIVSLTVILLCFIMGLQNALITKVSKAEIRTTHITGIVTDIGIELGKLFYWNGATPSKQPRVLANRPRLTLLTVLALSFFVGGVAGAYGFKLVGYIATVPLSLVLGVLAVVPALDDVRRYVRRALRE; encoded by the coding sequence ATGGCGATCAGATACATCCGCAGCCTGACCGGCAGAAGACGCACCGTCGTCGCGAACCGGCACCTTGGTTTCGTCTTGGCCTTTGTGGCCGGGGCCATCAACGCAGGGGGGTTTCTGGCCGTGCAGCAGTACACGTCGCACATGACCGGGATCGTCTCGGCAATGGCTGACAATACGGTTCTGGGTGTGTATGACCTGTTGCTGCGTGGCGCCAGCGCCCTGCTCTCTTTCATCGCCGGCGCGGCCTGTTCGGCCATTATGGTCAATTATTCCCGTCGTAGACGTCTGCACAGCGCCTTCGCGCTGCCCCTGTTGTTCGAGGCGTTTTTACTGCTCTGCTTCGGCTTTCTGGGCGCCAGGCTGGCGGCAGTGGACGGATTGATCGTGTCGCTGACGGTCATACTGCTGTGTTTCATCATGGGCCTGCAAAACGCCTTGATCACAAAGGTCTCCAAGGCTGAAATCAGAACCACGCACATTACCGGTATCGTCACCGACATCGGTATTGAGCTCGGCAAGCTCTTCTACTGGAATGGCGCCACACCGTCGAAGCAGCCGCGAGTGCTTGCCAACCGGCCGCGCCTCACGTTATTGACCGTATTGGCACTGAGCTTTTTCGTCGGCGGTGTGGCGGGTGCGTACGGGTTCAAACTCGTCGGGTACATCGCTACTGTGCCGCTGTCGCTGGTGCTTGGCGTGTTGGCCGTTGTACCCGCGCTGGACGATGTGCGCCGGTATGTCCGCCGTGCGTTGCGCGAGTGA
- a CDS encoding methyl-accepting chemotaxis protein, producing MVATANEVARSCSQAASSADAGYRDVHAGQQHISEANGSVLKLSRELQQSTETMQLLEQDSKNINGILDTIRSIAEQTNLLALNAAIEAARAGDQGRGFAVVADEVRALARRTADSTGEIDSLLGNLARRTQEVTVQMRGSLEVSNSSVECIQQARDSFDKIRTSVDSIRDQNTQIATAAEEQHQVAEEINRHIAQIHTDAQLVEEFAHTSQAGSGRLTDISGQLNGLVGRFKF from the coding sequence ATGGTGGCCACGGCCAACGAAGTGGCGCGTTCCTGCAGCCAGGCAGCGTCCAGCGCCGACGCCGGTTATCGCGACGTACACGCCGGGCAGCAACACATCAGCGAAGCCAACGGCAGCGTCTTGAAACTGAGCAGGGAGCTGCAACAGTCCACCGAGACCATGCAGCTGCTTGAGCAGGACAGCAAGAACATCAACGGCATTCTCGACACCATCCGCTCGATCGCCGAGCAGACCAACCTGTTGGCACTCAACGCAGCGATCGAAGCAGCGCGTGCCGGGGATCAGGGCCGGGGTTTCGCGGTGGTGGCCGACGAAGTTCGCGCCCTCGCACGACGCACCGCCGATTCCACCGGTGAGATCGACAGCCTGCTCGGCAACCTGGCCAGGCGCACCCAAGAGGTGACGGTGCAGATGCGCGGCAGTCTGGAGGTCTCCAACAGCAGCGTCGAGTGCATCCAGCAGGCCCGGGACAGCTTCGACAAGATCCGCACGTCCGTGGACTCCATCCGTGATCAAAACACCCAGATCGCCACCGCTGCCGAGGAGCAGCATCAGGTGGCCGAAGAGATCAACCGCCACATCGCCCAGATCCACACTGACGCGCAACTGGTCGAAGAATTCGCCCACACGTCGCAGGCGGGCTCGGGTCGTTTGACCGACATTTCCGGTCAGCTCAATGGATTGGTGGGACGCTTCAAGTTCTGA
- a CDS encoding ABC transporter ATP-binding protein produces the protein MKPDDQASLSVERLSIDVGGGASRRRVVDELSFALYPRRTLCIAGESGSGKSLSSLAIMGLLPKAASVPGGAILFDNRDLLSLPERELQRLRGKRIGMIFQEPMTSLNPLLTVGQQLAETLRRHEALSRSEIHQRCRAMLDAVRMPQVDKRLTQYPHELSGGMRQRVMIAMAMLCQPEILIADEPTTALDVTIQAQILELMRELQQQFATSLLLITHDMGVVAEMADEVVVMNQGRMEERGSLHQVFTDAQAPYTRKLLAAVPVLGSAPPPDVMTEQPVVLAVKDLSVRFPLRHGWFEAPRTVHAVEGVSFELRQGETLGLVGESGCGKSTTGKALMNMLSYQGSVKLLGQELNGLQGDALQRVRRDVQMVFQDPYAALNPRKTVFDLVGEPLLIHDKMPEPQRRERVAQLLQQVDLPRDTLERYPHQFSGGQRQRICIARALALNPKVIIADESVSALDVSVQAQVLELLERLRAEHGLSYLFISHDMAVVERICHRVAVMYGGRIVEIGARDQVLHNPQHPYTRRLLAAVPVPEVGRRRDFKSLLKELERPDPIKAADFVAPAQRFSAVAADHWVAVE, from the coding sequence GTGAAACCAGACGATCAGGCGAGTCTCTCGGTGGAGCGGCTGAGCATCGACGTCGGCGGCGGTGCCTCACGGCGTCGGGTGGTCGATGAGCTGAGCTTCGCCCTGTACCCGCGCCGTACCCTGTGCATCGCGGGTGAATCCGGCAGCGGCAAATCGCTGTCGTCCCTGGCGATCATGGGCTTGCTGCCCAAGGCGGCCAGTGTTCCCGGTGGCGCGATCCTGTTCGATAACCGCGACCTGCTGAGCCTGCCGGAGCGAGAGCTGCAACGCCTGCGCGGCAAGCGCATCGGCATGATTTTCCAGGAGCCGATGACATCGTTGAATCCGCTGCTGACCGTCGGCCAGCAACTGGCGGAAACCCTGCGCCGGCATGAGGCGTTGAGTCGCAGCGAGATTCACCAGCGCTGCCGGGCCATGCTCGACGCCGTGCGCATGCCCCAGGTCGACAAGCGCCTGACCCAGTACCCCCATGAACTGTCCGGCGGCATGCGCCAGCGGGTGATGATCGCCATGGCGATGCTCTGCCAGCCGGAAATCCTCATCGCCGACGAGCCCACCACCGCGCTGGACGTGACCATTCAGGCGCAGATCCTCGAGCTGATGCGCGAGTTGCAGCAGCAGTTCGCAACCAGCCTTTTACTCATCACTCACGACATGGGCGTCGTCGCGGAAATGGCCGATGAAGTGGTGGTGATGAATCAGGGCCGCATGGAAGAGCGCGGCTCCCTGCATCAGGTGTTCACCGACGCGCAGGCGCCGTATACCCGCAAACTGCTGGCCGCCGTGCCGGTGCTGGGCAGTGCGCCGCCGCCTGATGTAATGACCGAACAGCCAGTGGTGCTCGCGGTCAAGGACCTCAGCGTGCGCTTCCCTCTGCGCCACGGCTGGTTCGAAGCGCCACGCACGGTGCATGCCGTCGAGGGCGTCAGTTTCGAGCTGCGTCAGGGCGAAACCCTGGGGCTGGTGGGCGAAAGCGGCTGCGGAAAATCCACCACCGGCAAAGCCTTGATGAACATGCTCAGCTATCAGGGCAGCGTCAAATTGCTCGGGCAGGAACTCAACGGTTTGCAGGGCGACGCGCTGCAGCGGGTGCGCCGCGACGTACAGATGGTGTTCCAGGACCCGTATGCGGCGCTCAATCCGCGCAAGACCGTGTTCGATCTGGTGGGCGAGCCGCTGCTGATTCACGACAAGATGCCCGAGCCCCAGCGGCGCGAGCGTGTGGCGCAGTTGCTGCAACAGGTCGACCTGCCACGGGACACCCTGGAGCGCTATCCCCATCAGTTTTCCGGCGGGCAACGCCAACGCATCTGCATTGCCCGGGCGCTGGCGCTGAACCCCAAAGTCATCATCGCGGATGAATCGGTCTCGGCGCTGGACGTGTCGGTTCAGGCGCAAGTGCTGGAGTTGCTGGAACGGCTGCGCGCCGAGCATGGATTGAGCTACCTGTTCATCTCCCACGACATGGCCGTGGTCGAACGCATCTGCCACCGCGTGGCGGTGATGTACGGCGGGCGCATCGTCGAAATCGGCGCCCGTGATCAGGTGCTGCACAACCCGCAACACCCCTACACCCGACGTTTGCTGGCTGCAGTGCCTGTTCCCGAAGTGGGCCGGCGAAGGGATTTCAAGAGCCTGCTGAAAGAGCTGGAACGGCCTGACCCGATCAAGGCAGCGGATTTTGTTGCGCCCGCGCAACGGTTTTCGGCGGTGGCGGCGGATCATTGGGTCGCGGTGGAGTGA
- a CDS encoding acetamidase/formamidase family protein, producing MCQNCLVKTIHSVHSHFGWDHSFTPVERVAPGTTLQMNCRDSSNGYFTAQSQVADVSVMPFDQINPVTGPIYVEGAEPGDILKITLDSFKPGGFGWTANIPGFGLLADQFQAPALALWHYDTQTLAPAAFGDFARVPLKPFAGTVGVAPAEAGLHSIVPPRRVGGNLDIRDLAAGSVLYLPVEVAGALFSIGDTHAAQGDGEVCGTAIESAMDVVVTLDLIKQTPLTTPRFSTPGPVTGHLDSAGYEAFTGIGPDLMQAARQAVANTIDWLCREHRMPAEQAYMLCSVCGDLRISEIVDLPNWVVSFYFPKVVFQ from the coding sequence ATGTGCCAGAACTGCCTGGTCAAGACCATCCACAGCGTCCACAGCCACTTCGGCTGGGACCACAGCTTCACCCCCGTCGAGCGCGTAGCGCCCGGCACCACCTTGCAGATGAACTGCCGGGATTCGTCCAACGGCTATTTCACGGCGCAGTCCCAGGTCGCCGACGTCAGCGTGATGCCCTTCGATCAGATCAACCCGGTCACCGGGCCAATCTACGTGGAAGGCGCAGAGCCTGGCGACATCCTGAAGATCACCCTGGACAGCTTCAAGCCCGGTGGCTTCGGCTGGACCGCCAACATCCCCGGCTTCGGCCTGCTCGCCGACCAGTTTCAGGCGCCCGCCCTGGCCCTGTGGCATTACGACACGCAGACCCTCGCCCCCGCCGCCTTCGGTGATTTCGCCAGGGTGCCGCTCAAGCCGTTCGCCGGGACTGTGGGCGTGGCGCCGGCCGAAGCCGGGCTGCATTCCATCGTGCCGCCCCGCCGGGTCGGCGGCAATCTGGACATCCGCGACCTGGCGGCCGGCAGCGTCTTGTACCTGCCGGTGGAAGTGGCCGGCGCGCTGTTTTCCATCGGTGATACCCACGCGGCCCAAGGGGATGGCGAGGTCTGCGGCACCGCCATCGAGAGCGCCATGGACGTGGTGGTCACGCTCGATCTGATCAAGCAAACGCCGCTGACAACGCCGCGTTTCAGCACCCCCGGCCCAGTGACGGGGCACCTGGACAGCGCCGGCTACGAAGCCTTCACCGGCATCGGCCCGGACCTGATGCAGGCCGCGCGGCAGGCCGTCGCCAATACCATCGACTGGCTGTGCCGCGAGCACCGCATGCCAGCCGAACAGGCCTACATGCTGTGCTCGGTGTGCGGGGATTTGCGCATCAGCGAAATCGTCGACTTGCCCAACTGGGTGGTGTCGTTTTACTTCCCGAAAGTGGTGTTCCAGTGA
- a CDS encoding ABC transporter substrate-binding protein, with translation MKINALTLAVAATLFTTPLWADTPKSGGDVVVTYQNDVATLDPAIGYDWQNWSMIKSLFGRLMDYKPGTTELVKSLAEDYSISADGLVYSFTLVRGVKFQNGRELVANDVKYSLERTVNPKTQSPGAGFFSSIVGYEDVTGGKSTTLSGIKVVDDQHLTITLSAPNATFLHIMAINFASVVPKEAVEQWGADFGKHPVGSGAFSLAEWKLGQKLELVKNPNYFQKGLPYVDKITFEIGQDPTVALLRLNKGEVDIAGDGVPPAQFLQFKNDPASKQLLVTGNQLQTGYVTLKTTLPPFDNLKVRQAINMAISKERIVRIINGRAVPANQPLPPAMPGYDTQYKGLPYDVEGAKKLLADAGLAKGFDTELYVMNTDPQPRIAQSIQQDLAKVGIRVQIKSLAQANVIAAGSSKNQAPMVWSGGMAWIADFPDPSNFYGPILGCTGAVEGGWNWSLYCNKALDERAAKADAMARPEQQAERTEAWKKIFTDAMADAPWVPIFNEQRFTVRSKRMGGDDALYVDPVHVPVNYDYIWVK, from the coding sequence ATGAAGATCAACGCGCTGACCCTGGCCGTGGCGGCCACGCTGTTTACCACGCCACTGTGGGCCGACACGCCGAAAAGCGGCGGCGATGTGGTGGTGACCTACCAGAACGATGTGGCGACGCTGGACCCGGCGATCGGCTACGACTGGCAGAACTGGTCGATGATCAAAAGCCTGTTCGGCCGTCTGATGGACTACAAGCCCGGCACCACCGAGCTGGTGAAAAGCCTGGCCGAGGACTACAGCATTTCCGCGGACGGGCTGGTCTACAGCTTCACTTTGGTCAGGGGCGTGAAATTCCAGAACGGCCGTGAGCTGGTCGCCAATGACGTCAAGTACTCCCTGGAGCGCACCGTCAACCCGAAAACCCAGAGCCCGGGCGCCGGTTTCTTCAGCTCCATCGTCGGTTATGAAGACGTAACCGGCGGCAAAAGCACGACGCTCAGCGGCATCAAGGTGGTCGACGACCAACACCTGACCATCACGCTCAGCGCACCGAACGCGACCTTCCTGCACATCATGGCGATCAACTTTGCCTCGGTGGTGCCCAAGGAAGCGGTGGAGCAATGGGGCGCCGACTTCGGCAAGCATCCGGTCGGCAGCGGCGCGTTCAGCCTGGCCGAGTGGAAACTGGGGCAGAAGCTTGAGCTGGTGAAGAACCCGAACTACTTCCAGAAGGGCCTGCCCTACGTCGACAAGATTACCTTTGAAATCGGCCAGGACCCGACGGTCGCGCTGCTGCGCCTGAACAAGGGCGAAGTGGACATTGCCGGCGACGGCGTGCCGCCTGCGCAGTTTCTGCAGTTCAAGAACGACCCGGCGTCCAAGCAATTGCTTGTCACCGGCAACCAGCTGCAAACCGGCTACGTGACGCTGAAAACCACCCTGCCGCCGTTCGACAACCTCAAGGTCCGCCAAGCCATCAATATGGCCATCAGCAAGGAACGCATCGTGCGCATCATCAATGGTCGCGCGGTCCCGGCGAACCAGCCGTTGCCACCGGCGATGCCCGGTTATGACACCCAGTACAAAGGCCTGCCCTACGACGTCGAAGGCGCGAAAAAGCTGCTGGCCGATGCCGGTCTCGCCAAGGGTTTCGACACCGAGTTGTACGTGATGAACACCGACCCGCAGCCGCGCATTGCCCAGTCGATCCAGCAAGACCTGGCCAAGGTCGGCATCCGCGTGCAGATCAAATCCCTGGCCCAGGCCAACGTGATTGCGGCTGGCAGCTCCAAGAATCAGGCGCCGATGGTGTGGTCCGGCGGCATGGCCTGGATCGCCGACTTCCCGGATCCGTCGAACTTCTACGGCCCGATTCTTGGTTGCACCGGCGCGGTCGAAGGCGGCTGGAACTGGTCGTTGTACTGCAACAAGGCGCTGGATGAACGCGCCGCCAAAGCCGACGCCATGGCCCGCCCGGAACAGCAGGCCGAGCGCACCGAGGCCTGGAAGAAGATCTTCACTGACGCCATGGCCGACGCGCCGTGGGTGCCGATCTTTAACGAGCAACGCTTCACCGTGCGCTCCAAGCGCATGGGCGGCGACGACGCGCTGTACGTCGATCCGGTCCACGTGCCGGTCAACTATGACTACATCTGGGTGAAGTGA
- a CDS encoding ABC transporter permease, whose protein sequence is MLPFICRRVGYALLILLGVTFITYLLLFLLPADPARQIAGRSATPEVVAAIRAQLGLDLPFYQQYLGYLSNLLHGDLGRSYIQRTAVSELIGARLRPSLELMAAGIGFELLIGISLGMLAALKRDSFADKLLMAFSFVGVSAPQFIAAMLFLYFFAVQLGWFPLGGYGGASHLMLPALTLGLLGSGWYSRMVRSSMIEVLHQDFIRTARAKGLSRARIVFVHVLPNAIVPVIPMIGIDIGVFMGGLVVVESVFGWPGIGQLAWQSIQQVDIPVIVGVTTLSAVAIVLGNLLADLVIPLVDPRIDIKQH, encoded by the coding sequence ATGCTGCCGTTCATTTGCCGCCGGGTCGGTTACGCGCTGCTGATTCTGCTCGGCGTGACCTTCATCACCTACCTGTTGCTGTTCCTGTTGCCCGCCGACCCCGCGCGGCAGATCGCCGGGCGCAGCGCCACGCCTGAGGTGGTTGCGGCGATTCGGGCCCAACTGGGGCTGGACCTGCCCTTCTATCAGCAATACCTGGGGTACCTGAGCAACCTGCTCCACGGCGACCTCGGTCGCTCCTACATCCAGCGCACCGCCGTCAGCGAACTGATCGGCGCGCGACTGCGCCCGTCCCTAGAACTCATGGCAGCGGGCATCGGCTTCGAGCTGTTGATCGGCATCAGCCTGGGCATGCTCGCGGCGCTCAAGCGCGACAGCTTCGCCGACAAATTGCTCATGGCGTTCTCCTTCGTCGGTGTGTCGGCCCCGCAGTTCATCGCCGCCATGCTGTTTCTGTACTTCTTCGCCGTGCAACTGGGCTGGTTCCCGCTGGGGGGCTATGGCGGCGCCAGCCACCTGATGCTGCCGGCGCTGACCCTCGGACTGCTCGGCAGTGGCTGGTACTCGCGCATGGTTCGCTCTTCGATGATCGAAGTGCTGCACCAGGATTTCATCCGCACGGCGCGGGCCAAGGGCCTGAGCCGGGCGCGGATCGTGTTCGTGCACGTATTGCCCAACGCCATCGTCCCGGTGATCCCGATGATCGGCATCGACATCGGCGTGTTCATGGGCGGGCTGGTGGTGGTCGAGTCGGTGTTCGGCTGGCCGGGCATAGGTCAGCTCGCCTGGCAGTCGATCCAGCAAGTCGACATTCCGGTCATCGTCGGCGTCACCACACTGTCGGCGGTGGCCATCGTGCTGGGCAACCTGCTGGCGGATCTGGTGATCCCGCTGGTGGACCCGCGCATCGACATCAAGCAGCACTGA
- a CDS encoding ABC transporter permease, translated as MNTLMALLRRPAVAVSLLFIVTVVLLAALAPWISPFDPDEQFVEGLTLEGAPMAPSTPYWMGTDLLGRDLLSRLIFGARTSLFIGVLANGLAVLIGTLVGLTAGFVRGWLGSALMRLTDLMMAFPALLLAIALSAIFQPSVWIVAMVIAMVNWVQIARVIYAETVALSARDFVAVERTLGASSLRILFSHLLPHLLPTILVWATLGISTTVLLEATLSYLGVGVQPPTPSWGNIIFESQTYFTSAPWLVFIPGAAIILLSLAFNLVGDALRDELDPTLKGRR; from the coding sequence ATGAACACCCTCATGGCCCTGTTGCGTCGACCGGCCGTGGCGGTTTCGCTGCTGTTTATCGTCACCGTGGTGCTGCTCGCGGCCCTGGCCCCGTGGATAAGCCCCTTCGACCCGGACGAGCAATTCGTCGAAGGACTGACCCTGGAAGGCGCACCGATGGCTCCGTCGACGCCGTACTGGATGGGCACCGACCTGCTCGGCCGTGACCTGCTGTCGCGGTTGATTTTCGGCGCGCGCACCTCGCTGTTCATTGGCGTGCTGGCCAACGGGCTGGCGGTGCTGATCGGCACACTGGTGGGCCTGACCGCCGGCTTTGTGCGCGGCTGGCTCGGCAGCGCGTTGATGCGCCTGACCGACCTGATGATGGCCTTCCCCGCCCTGCTGCTGGCGATTGCCCTGTCGGCGATTTTCCAGCCCAGCGTGTGGATCGTTGCCATGGTCATCGCGATGGTCAACTGGGTGCAGATCGCCCGGGTGATCTATGCCGAAACCGTGGCGCTGAGTGCGCGGGATTTCGTCGCCGTGGAGCGCACCCTCGGCGCCAGTTCCCTGCGCATCCTGTTCTCCCATCTGTTGCCCCATCTGCTGCCGACCATTCTGGTGTGGGCGACGCTGGGCATTTCCACCACCGTTTTGCTGGAAGCCACCTTGTCGTACCTGGGTGTGGGCGTACAACCGCCGACGCCGAGCTGGGGCAACATCATTTTCGAAAGCCAGACCTACTTCACCTCCGCGCCCTGGCTGGTGTTCATTCCGGGCGCGGCGATCATCCTCCTGTCCCTGGCGTTCAATCTGGTCGGCGACGCCCTGCGCGACGAACTCGACCCCACACTCAAGGGGCGTCGCTGA